From Antricoccus suffuscus, the proteins below share one genomic window:
- a CDS encoding metal-dependent phosphohydrolase: MSKESTLLWDSWVTECGGSETSRVVWTDLINRWGEPHRGYHNLQHLLHVLIVIDELAHEGEDLHAARLAAWFHDAVYDPTATDNEARSAELAGTALASLHTDPALVDEVRALIVMTETHETGAEASRASLLMHDADLAILGVPAAQYLRYVNGVRTEYAHIPDDEFKAARSHILQGFLERDRLYLLPEARAAYEDNARTNIAAELQVYHRDDPEAGPSLFGIPLS, translated from the coding sequence GTGAGCAAGGAGTCCACGCTGCTGTGGGACTCGTGGGTTACCGAGTGCGGCGGCTCCGAAACCTCGAGGGTCGTCTGGACCGACCTGATCAACCGTTGGGGTGAACCGCACCGCGGTTACCACAATCTGCAGCACCTCTTGCACGTGCTCATCGTCATTGACGAGCTCGCGCACGAGGGCGAAGACCTACATGCGGCTCGGCTTGCCGCGTGGTTCCACGATGCCGTGTACGACCCGACGGCAACCGACAACGAGGCCCGCAGCGCCGAGCTCGCCGGCACTGCCCTGGCATCCCTGCACACCGATCCCGCGCTCGTCGACGAAGTCCGCGCACTCATCGTGATGACCGAGACCCACGAGACCGGCGCCGAGGCCAGTCGCGCCAGTCTGCTCATGCACGACGCCGACCTGGCGATCCTCGGGGTACCGGCAGCGCAGTATCTGCGCTATGTCAACGGCGTACGCACCGAATATGCGCACATCCCGGACGATGAGTTCAAGGCTGCTAGAAGCCATATCCTGCAGGGATTCTTGGAACGGGACCGGCTCTATCTGCTGCCGGAGGCGCGGGCGGCGTACGAAGACAACGCGCGCACCAACATCGCTGCCGAGCTGCAGGTCTACCATCGCGACGACCCTGAAGCGGGTCCATCGCTGTTCGGCATCCCGCTCTCATAG
- a CDS encoding HAD family hydrolase, translated as MSAPFVIGFDLDMTLIDSRPGMAAVIREINAETGYQIDADSVAGHLGPPLDQLLAPWVPADDRDALVVRFRELYPRLAITPAAALAGAREALEEVYSRGGRAIVITGKYTPNARLHLKHLDLRYDSLTGASWADAKTAALQEAGAAAYVGDHPADMLSAKAAEALAVGVPTGGASRADLVTAGADVVLDSLVEFPGWLDGFLTR; from the coding sequence ATGAGCGCGCCATTTGTGATCGGGTTCGACCTCGATATGACGTTGATCGACTCTCGGCCCGGAATGGCCGCCGTAATTCGTGAGATTAACGCCGAGACCGGCTATCAGATCGACGCCGACTCGGTCGCCGGTCATCTGGGCCCGCCACTGGATCAGCTCCTCGCTCCATGGGTGCCGGCCGACGACCGCGACGCGTTAGTCGTCCGGTTTCGCGAACTCTATCCGCGGTTGGCGATCACGCCCGCGGCCGCCTTGGCTGGCGCTCGTGAGGCGCTCGAAGAGGTGTACTCCCGCGGCGGCCGGGCGATCGTCATCACCGGGAAATACACCCCTAACGCGCGGTTGCACCTCAAGCACCTCGATCTGCGCTACGACTCGTTGACCGGCGCGTCGTGGGCGGACGCGAAGACCGCGGCACTGCAGGAGGCCGGGGCGGCGGCGTACGTCGGCGATCATCCGGCCGACATGCTCTCGGCTAAGGCCGCTGAAGCGCTGGCGGTCGGCGTACCGACCGGTGGTGCGAGTCGCGCGGACCTTGTCACTGCCGGTGCGGACGTCGTACTCGACTCTCTGGTCGAATTCCCAGGCTGGCTCGACGGTTTCTTGACGCGTTAA
- a CDS encoding DNA repair helicase XPB, with product MNDGPLIVQSDKTLLLEVDHPRSTECRLEIAAFAELERSPEHVHTYRVTPLGLWNARAAGHDAEKVVDALVRFSRYPVPNALLVDIAETMDRYGRLQLQKHPSHGLVLTTTDRAVLQEILRHKKIRPMLGAVIDEDTVVVHASERGRLKQALLKVGWPAEDYAGYVDGEAHEIALVQDEWHLRDYQQQAVDGFWAGGSGVVVLPCGAGKTMVGAAAMAQAKATTLILVTNTVAGRQWKRELIERTSLTEEEIGEYSGERKEIRPVTIATYQIMTTRRKGQYIHLDLFDSRDWGLVVYDEVHLLPAPIFRLTADLQSRRRLGLTATLVREDGREGDVFSLIGPKRYDAPWKDIEAQGWIAPAICGEVRVTLTDNERMTYATAEPEDRYRLSATAHTKMPVVKKLIERHRDEQVLVIGAYLDQLEEISEYLGGVPIVQGKTTNKERERLFEEFRTGVVKTLVVSKVANFSIDLPEASIAIQISGTFGSRQEEAQRLGRILRPKADGKQAHFYSVVARDTIDAEYAAHRQRFLAEQGYAYTISDADDVLAGPLPVIDATSADRDADVAADLGAELDAQDEE from the coding sequence GTGAACGACGGACCACTGATCGTCCAATCCGACAAGACGCTATTGCTCGAGGTCGACCACCCGCGCTCCACCGAATGCCGCCTCGAGATCGCCGCATTCGCCGAGCTTGAGCGCTCTCCCGAGCACGTGCACACCTATCGCGTCACTCCGCTGGGTCTTTGGAATGCGCGGGCTGCCGGGCACGACGCCGAGAAGGTCGTCGACGCTCTGGTGCGTTTCTCGCGTTACCCGGTGCCCAACGCCCTGCTGGTCGACATCGCCGAGACGATGGATCGTTACGGACGCCTGCAGCTTCAAAAACACCCGTCGCACGGTCTCGTCCTCACCACGACCGACCGCGCCGTACTCCAAGAAATACTGCGGCACAAGAAGATTCGCCCGATGCTCGGAGCTGTCATCGATGAGGACACCGTCGTCGTACACGCCTCCGAACGCGGCCGGCTCAAACAAGCACTGCTCAAGGTCGGCTGGCCGGCGGAGGACTACGCCGGCTACGTCGACGGCGAGGCCCACGAGATCGCGCTGGTGCAGGACGAGTGGCATCTGCGCGACTACCAACAGCAAGCCGTGGATGGATTCTGGGCCGGTGGGTCCGGAGTCGTCGTACTCCCCTGCGGCGCCGGCAAGACGATGGTCGGTGCGGCCGCGATGGCACAGGCCAAGGCAACCACGCTGATCCTCGTCACCAACACCGTCGCCGGCCGGCAGTGGAAGCGCGAACTGATCGAGCGGACGTCGCTGACCGAAGAGGAGATCGGCGAATACTCCGGTGAGCGCAAGGAAATCCGGCCCGTCACGATCGCGACGTACCAGATCATGACGACGCGGCGTAAAGGTCAGTACATCCACCTCGACCTGTTCGACTCACGCGACTGGGGCCTGGTCGTGTACGACGAGGTGCACCTGCTTCCGGCGCCAATCTTCCGGCTTACCGCAGACCTGCAGTCCCGCCGACGACTCGGTCTCACCGCCACGCTGGTCCGCGAAGACGGCCGCGAAGGCGACGTCTTCAGCCTGATCGGGCCCAAGCGGTACGACGCGCCGTGGAAGGACATCGAGGCGCAGGGCTGGATCGCTCCCGCGATCTGCGGCGAGGTGCGCGTGACACTGACCGACAACGAGCGGATGACCTACGCGACCGCTGAGCCTGAGGACCGTTACCGGCTCAGCGCGACCGCACACACCAAGATGCCGGTCGTCAAAAAGCTCATCGAACGACACCGTGACGAGCAGGTGCTCGTCATCGGGGCCTACCTCGACCAGCTCGAGGAGATATCTGAGTATCTCGGCGGCGTACCGATCGTGCAGGGCAAGACGACCAACAAGGAGCGCGAACGGCTCTTCGAAGAGTTCCGCACCGGCGTGGTCAAGACCCTGGTGGTGAGCAAGGTCGCCAACTTTTCCATCGACCTTCCCGAGGCGTCGATCGCGATCCAGATCAGCGGCACGTTCGGCTCCCGGCAGGAGGAGGCCCAGCGGCTGGGACGCATCCTGCGCCCCAAGGCCGACGGCAAGCAGGCGCACTTCTATTCGGTCGTCGCACGCGACACGATCGACGCCGAGTACGCCGCTCACCGCCAACGGTTCCTCGCCGAGCAGGGCTACGCCTACACGATTTCCGACGCTGACGACGTACTCGCCGGTCCGCTACCGGTCATCGACGCGACGAGTGCTGATCGGGACGCCGACGTAGCCGCCGACCTCGGGGCGGAGCTCGACGCACAGGACGAAGAGTGA
- a CDS encoding helicase-associated domain-containing protein: MSTRARTMADWLRSRDDAWLARLITLRPDAAYPAPHDMSTLASRLSVRMSVARALDELTAWDVQVLDGLMLGPQPGTAAAVKANCAGARIADVRRATERLRDLALIWGADDAINVPAPVRDAAHRHIAGLGRPAAELFDAYRADSLRVVLHNLDLPYAGQPMATGLISDRLRSNDTLAGLLQRAPDGALDILRQLDGGTPVGDLRNADRLLEVTDDMPPVRWLTSHGLLASVGASSVELPREVGLHLRGTTPLGPARSTPPTVDTSTYSADDVNGTAATHAQDAVRRMTRLLELVGELEPRVLRTGGLGSRETKKIAKLLEVEQSDSNLLLHVAEYAGLLAPTRSHQPIWLPTTTYDEWLTDSLEERWQTIATAWIDMPALSWLSNDGTADSPHALSNEVNRAGAAATRRRMLQTLAGIEKWSTADTDALLEIAAWRWPRRMSPSVATTAHYAIRDAEFLGITGKHALSAPGRALVDGADPTTVTTLLTATLPAPIDYVLLQADLTAIAPGRLTPELSDTMAQVADVESAGGATVYRITEATIRRALDSGMPTAQLHELWATHSKTPVPQALTYLIDDIGRRHGALRAGGATAYLRCDDPTTLNSALTNSSLSHLRLRRLAPTVLITEADPADLVSGLREAGFMPTLENEQGVVTTALAAPARSKPRLERRTHGTTFNADESAALVRNLRDGDRVTEASASAQGRVSSELPGVTTAATLSLLQSAVSRGAALSLDYVDESGTLTTRLVTPERVAGGYMHALDHRTRDERVFAIHRIVSVALAVT, translated from the coding sequence ATGAGCACTCGAGCGCGCACCATGGCCGATTGGCTGCGCAGCCGCGATGACGCGTGGCTGGCGCGGCTGATTACGCTGCGCCCGGACGCGGCGTACCCCGCGCCGCATGACATGTCGACGCTGGCCTCTCGGCTGTCTGTACGGATGTCGGTTGCGCGGGCTCTCGACGAGCTCACCGCGTGGGACGTCCAGGTCCTCGACGGGCTGATGCTCGGCCCGCAACCGGGCACCGCGGCCGCGGTCAAGGCCAACTGTGCCGGCGCCCGGATCGCCGACGTACGGCGCGCCACCGAGCGGCTGCGTGATCTGGCTCTTATCTGGGGCGCAGACGACGCGATCAATGTGCCCGCCCCGGTCCGCGATGCCGCGCACCGGCACATTGCCGGATTGGGCCGGCCGGCCGCGGAGCTGTTCGACGCCTATCGGGCCGATAGTCTGCGCGTCGTACTGCACAACCTTGACCTGCCGTACGCCGGACAGCCGATGGCGACCGGCTTGATCAGCGACCGGCTGCGCTCCAACGACACTCTCGCCGGCCTGTTGCAGCGGGCACCAGACGGCGCGCTCGACATCCTGCGTCAACTCGACGGTGGCACGCCCGTCGGCGACCTGCGCAACGCCGATCGGCTCTTAGAAGTCACCGACGACATGCCACCGGTGCGGTGGCTGACCAGCCACGGGCTGCTCGCCTCGGTCGGCGCCAGCTCCGTGGAGTTGCCCCGGGAGGTTGGCCTGCACCTGCGCGGTACGACGCCGCTGGGACCGGCTAGGTCGACTCCCCCGACGGTCGACACGTCGACCTACTCCGCTGACGACGTCAACGGCACCGCCGCTACTCATGCGCAGGACGCCGTACGCCGCATGACTCGACTGCTAGAGCTGGTCGGCGAGCTGGAGCCGCGGGTACTGCGCACCGGTGGGCTGGGCTCTCGCGAGACCAAGAAGATCGCCAAGCTGCTCGAGGTCGAACAGTCCGACAGCAACCTCCTGCTGCACGTAGCGGAGTACGCCGGCCTACTCGCTCCGACACGCTCGCACCAACCGATCTGGTTACCGACAACGACGTACGACGAATGGCTCACGGACTCGCTCGAAGAACGGTGGCAGACGATAGCCACGGCGTGGATCGACATGCCGGCGTTGTCCTGGCTAAGCAATGACGGCACCGCAGACTCGCCCCATGCGCTGTCCAACGAGGTAAACCGCGCGGGCGCCGCCGCCACCCGCCGCCGGATGCTGCAGACACTCGCCGGAATCGAAAAATGGTCAACCGCCGACACCGACGCGTTGCTCGAGATCGCCGCGTGGCGCTGGCCACGACGGATGTCCCCGAGCGTAGCGACGACGGCTCACTACGCGATACGGGATGCCGAGTTCCTCGGCATAACAGGCAAACACGCGCTGTCCGCGCCGGGCCGGGCACTCGTCGACGGCGCCGATCCCACGACGGTGACCACGTTGCTCACCGCCACCCTGCCCGCTCCGATCGACTATGTGTTGTTGCAAGCCGACCTCACCGCGATCGCTCCAGGACGCCTCACACCGGAGCTCTCAGACACGATGGCCCAGGTAGCGGACGTCGAGTCGGCCGGCGGCGCGACCGTCTACCGCATCACCGAGGCCACCATCCGCCGCGCGTTGGACTCGGGGATGCCGACCGCTCAGCTGCATGAGTTGTGGGCTACTCACAGCAAGACTCCTGTTCCGCAGGCATTGACCTACCTGATCGACGACATCGGCCGGCGGCACGGCGCCCTGCGGGCCGGCGGCGCGACGGCGTACCTCCGCTGTGACGACCCGACCACCCTCAACTCGGCGCTCACGAATTCGTCCCTGAGTCACCTGCGGTTACGTCGCCTGGCCCCGACGGTGCTCATCACCGAAGCCGATCCGGCCGATCTCGTCAGTGGACTGCGCGAGGCGGGCTTCATGCCGACCCTGGAAAACGAGCAAGGCGTGGTGACGACGGCACTGGCCGCGCCCGCACGCTCTAAACCGCGGCTCGAACGGCGTACCCACGGCACGACGTTCAACGCCGACGAGTCCGCGGCACTCGTGCGCAACCTCCGCGATGGGGACCGTGTCACCGAGGCAAGTGCCTCCGCGCAAGGTCGGGTCTCATCCGAGCTTCCGGGCGTGACCACTGCGGCGACGCTCTCGCTGTTGCAAAGCGCTGTCAGCCGTGGCGCCGCTCTGAGCCTGGACTACGTCGACGAGTCCGGCACACTGACTACCCGCCTCGTCACCCCCGAACGCGTCGCCGGGGGCTACATGCACGCTCTCGATCACCGCACCCGTGACGAGCGAGTCTTCGCCATCCACCGGATCGTGTCGGTGGCGCTCGCGGTGACCTGA